From a single Glycine soja cultivar W05 chromosome 19, ASM419377v2, whole genome shotgun sequence genomic region:
- the LOC114399475 gene encoding germin-like protein subfamily 1 member 7 yields MKVVYFLVVILALTSSVVSAYDPSPLQDFCVAAKEKDGVFVNGKFCKDPKLVKAEDFFRHVEPGKTDNPVGSNVTQVFVDQLPGLNTLGIALARIDFAPKGLNAPHTHPRGTEILIVLEGTLYVGFVTSNQDGNRLFTKVLNKGDVFVFPIGLIHFQLNVGYGNAAAIAALSSQNPGAITIANALFKANPPISSEVLTKAFQVDKSIIDYLQKQSWYDNNN; encoded by the exons atgaaagttGTGTACTTCCTTGTTGTCATCTTGGCTTTAACATCCTCTGTGGTCTCTGCCTATGACCCTAGTCCTCTGCAAGACTTTTGTGTGGCCGCCAAAGAAAAAGATGGTG TATTTGTGAATGGAAAGTTCTGCAAAGATCCCAAACTTGTGAAAGCTGAAGACTTCTTCAGACATGTAGAACCGGGGAAGACTGACAACCCAGTAGGTTCAAACGTGACTCAGGTGTTTGTTGATCAACTACCGGGACTAAACACGCTGGGCATAGCTTTGGCTCGCATAGATTTCGCACCAAAGGGTTTGAACGCTCCCCACACTCACCCTCGGGGCACTGAGATCCTTATAGTCCTTGAGGGTACTCTCTATGTTGGATTTGTGACTTCCAATCAAGATGGAAATCGCCTCTTCACCAAAGTGCTGAACAAGGGTGATGTGTTTGTGTTCCCAATTGGTCTCATTCATTTCCAACTCAATGTGGGATATGGCAATGCTGCTGCCATTGCTGCTCTTAGCAGTCAAAATCCTGGAGCCATCACCATTGCAAATGCTTTGTTTAAAGCTAATCCACCTATTTCTTCTGAGGTTCTCACCAAAGCTTTCCAGGTGGACAAGAGCATAATTGATTATCTTCAAAAGCAATCTTGGTACGACAACAATAACTAA